One region of Arvicola amphibius chromosome 3, mArvAmp1.2, whole genome shotgun sequence genomic DNA includes:
- the LOC119809333 gene encoding zinc finger protein 709-like, with amino-acid sequence MYGIFLKAVTYDDVHINFTKEEWDLLNPSQKNLYKDVMLETYRNLTTIGYIWEDRNTEDHCQCSRRHASHKRSRIGEKSYGYILCGKTFADDSHCQKNKRTHTGENPCEYNQCGKAFARHSVLQTHKRTHTGEKPYKCNQCGKAFAQHSVLRIHERTHTGEKPYECNQCGKAFAQYGHLRVHERTHTGEKPYECNQCGKAFAQNCTLKCHKRTHTGEKPYVCIQCGKAFAYHHTLKLHKRTHTGEKPYEYNQCGKAFARHSVLQTQKRTHTGEKPYECNQCGKAFAQYGHLRAHERTHTGEKPYQCNQCDKAFAQYGGLQAHQRTHTGERPYECNQCSKAFARHSVLQTHKRTHTGEKPYKCNQCGKAFADSSVLLIHERTHTGEKPYECNQCGKAFVGNSALQIHKRTHTGEKPYECNQCGKAFAQKCHLKCHKRTHTGEKPYVCIQCGKAFATKGKLELHKRTHTGEKPYECNQCGKAFAVHSNLQIHKRRHAGKKPHKCNQCGKAFAIHSALQNHERTHTGEKPYECKQCGKAFAQYGGLRYHQRTHTGEKPYECNQCGKAFAYHHTLKLHKRTHTGEKPYECNQCGKAFAYHHTLKLHKRTHTGEKPYEYNQCGKAFARHSVLQTQKRTHTGEKPYECNQRGKAFAQYGHLRAHERTHTGEKPYQCNQCDKAFAQYGGLQAHQRTHTGERPYECNQCSKAFARHSVLQTHKRTHTGEKPYKCNQCGKAFADSSVLLIHERTHTGEKPYECNQCGKAFVGNSALQIHKRTHTGEKPYECNQCGKAFAQKCHLKCHKRTHTGEKPYVCIQCGKAFATKGNLELHKRTHTGEKPYECNQCGKAFAYHSNLQIHKRRHAGKKPHKCNQCGKAFAIHSALQNHERTHTGEKPYECKQCGKAFAQYGGLRYHQRTHTGEKPYECNQCGKAFAYHHTLKLHKRTHTGEKPYECNQCGKAFAYHHTLKLHKRTHTGEKPHECNQCGKAFAQYGGLQSHQRTHTGEKPYECNQCGKAFARHGALQYHQRTHTGEKPYECNQCGKAFAHHSVLQMHKRIHT; translated from the exons ATGTATGGTATATTTTTGAAggcagtgacctatgatgatgtgcataTCAACTTCACTAAGGAAGAGTGGGatttgctgaatccttcccagaagaatctctacaaagatgtgatgctggagacctacaggaaCCTAACTACTATAG GATACATTTGGGAAGATCGTAACACTGAAGATCATTGTCAATGTTCTAGAAGACATGCAAG TCATAAAAGATCACGTATTGGAGAGAAATCATATGGATATATTCTGTGTGGTAAGACATTTGCTGATGATAGTCATtgtcaaaagaataaaaggacacatactggagagaatcCCTGTGAAtataatcagtgtggtaaggcctttgctaGACACAGTGTtcttcaaacacataaaagaacacatactggagagaagccctataaatgtaatcagtgtggtaaagcctttgctcaACACAGTGTTCTTCGGatccatgaaagaacacatactggagaaaaaccctatgaatgtaatcagtgtggtaaggcctttgcacagtATGGTCATCTTCGAgtgcatgaaagaacacatactggagagaaaccctatgaatgtaatcagtgtggtaaggcctttgcacagAACTGTACTCTTAAAtgccataaaagaacacatactggagaaaaaccctatgtaTGTattcagtgtggtaaggcctttgcatatcaccatacctTAAAactgcataaaagaacacatactggagagaaaccctatgaatataatcagtgtggtaaggcctttgctaGACACAGTGTTCTTCAAACACAAAAAAGaactcatactggagagaaaccctatgaatgtaatcagtgtggtaaggcctttgcacagtATGGTCATCTTCGAGcgcatgaaagaacacatactggagagaaaccctatcaatgTAATCAGTGTGATAAGGCCTTTGCACAATATGGTGGTCTTCAAGCTCatcaaagaacacatactggagaaagaccctatgaatgtaatcagtgtagTAAGGCCTTTGCTAGACACAGTGTtcttcaaacacataaaagaacacatactggagagaagccctataaatgtaatcagtgtggtaaagcctttgctgaTTCCAGTGTTCTTCTAatccatgaaagaacacatactggagaaaaaccctatgaatgtaatcagtgtggtaaggcctttgttGGAAACAGTGctcttcaaatacataaaagaacacatactggggagaaaccctatgaatgtaatcagtgtggtaaggcctttgcacagAAATGtcatcttaaatgccataaaagaacacatactggagaaaaaccctatgtatgtattcagtgtggtaaagcctttgcaacTAAGGGTAAACTTGaattacataaaagaacacacactggagagaagccctatgaatgtaatcagtgtggtaaggcctttgcagtGCACAGTAATCTTCAAATCCATAAAAGAAGACACGCTGGAAAGAAACCCcataaatgtaatcagtgtggtaaagcctttgctatTCACAGTGCTCTTCAAaaccatgaaagaacacatactggagagaaaccctatgaatgtaaacagtgtggtaaggcctttgcacagtATGGTGGTCTTCGATATCatcaaagaacacatactggagagaaaccctatgaatgtaatcagtgtggtaaggcctttgcatatcaccatacctTAAAactgcataaaagaacacatactggagagaaaccctatgaatgtaatcagtgtggtaaggcctttgcatatcaccatacctTAAAactgcataaaagaacacatactggagagaaaccctatgaatataatcagtgtggtaaggcctttgctaGACACAGTGTTCTTCAAACACAAAAAAGaactcatactggagagaaaccctatgaatgtaatcagcgtggtaaggcctttgcacagtATGGTCATCTTCGAGcgcatgaaagaacacatactggagagaaaccctatcaatgTAATCAGTGTGATAAGGCCTTTGCACAATATGGTGGTCTTCAAGCTCatcaaagaacacatactggagaaagaccctatgaatgtaatcagtgtagTAAGGCCTTTGCTAGGCACAGTGTtcttcaaacacataaaagaacacatactggagagaagccctataaatgtaatcagtgtggtaaagcctttgctgaTTCCAGTGTTCTTCTAatccatgaaagaacacatactggagaaaaaccctatgaatgtaatcagtgtggtaaggcctttgttGGAAACAGTGctcttcaaatacataaaagaacacatactggggagaaaccctatgaatgtaatcagtgtggtaaggcctttgcacagAAATGtcatcttaaatgccataaaagaacacatactggagaaaaaccctatgtatgtattcagtgtggtaaagcctttgcaacTAAGGGTAATCTTGaattacataaaagaacacacactggagagaagccctatgaatgtaatcagtgtggtaaggcctttgcataTCACAGTAATCTTCAAATCCATAAAAGAAGACACGCTGGAAAGAAACCCcataaatgtaatcagtgtggtaaagcctttgctatTCACAGTGCTCTTCAAaaccatgaaagaacacatactggagagaaaccctatgaatgtaaacagtgtggtaaggcctttgcacagtATGGTGGTCTTCGATATCatcaaagaacacatactggagagaaaccctatgaatgtaatcagtgtggtaaggcctttgcatatcaccatacctTAAAactgcataaaagaacacatactggagagaaaccctatgaatgtaatcagtgtggtaaggcctttgcatatcaccatacctTAAAACTGCATAAAAGaactcatactggagagaaaccccatgaatgtaatcagtgtggtaaggcctttgcacagtATGGTGGTCTTCAATCTCatcaaagaacacacactggagagaaaccctatgaatgtaatcagtgtggtaaagcttttgcacGTCATG GTGCTCTTCAGTATCatcaaagaacacacactggagagaaaccctatgaatgtaatcagtgtggtaaagcctttgctcaTCACAGTgttcttcaaatgcataaaagaatacatacttgA